From Deltaproteobacteria bacterium, one genomic window encodes:
- a CDS encoding 30S ribosomal protein S12 yields the protein MPTINQLVRKGREKIKKKKTTPALKSCPQKRGVCLRVYTTTPKKPNSALRKVARVRLTNGIEVTTYIPGVGHNLQEHSVVLIRGGRVKDLPGVRYHVVRGTLDSVGVQDRRQGRSKYGTKKPK from the coding sequence ATGCCGACGATAAACCAACTGGTTCGAAAAGGCCGGGAAAAAATCAAGAAAAAGAAGACAACCCCGGCCTTGAAAAGTTGTCCACAAAAACGCGGGGTATGCCTGCGAGTTTACACCACCACTCCGAAGAAACCCAACTCGGCTTTGCGCAAAGTCGCCCGAGTGCGGTTGACCAACGGTATTGAGGTGACCACCTATATACCCGGGGTGGGCCACAATTTACAAGAGCACTCGGTAGTGCTGATCCGTGGCGGTCGGGTCAAAGACCTGCCGGGAGTGCGCTACCATGTAGTGCGGGGCACACTCGATTCGGTGGGGGTGCAGGATCGCCGCCAGGGTCGGTCCAAGTATGGCACCAAAAAGCCTAAATGA
- the rpsG gene encoding 30S ribosomal protein S7: MPRKREVVKRPIIPDPKFKDALVARFVNGLMRRGKKSLAESILYNSLDIIGRRTQEEPLKVFHKALDNVRPLIQVKSRRVGGATYQVPVEVRPDRRTSLAIRWLIQYAKERSEKSMEAKLAGELLDAFNHRGGAIKKREDTHRMAEANKAFAHYRW; this comes from the coding sequence ATGCCTAGAAAACGGGAGGTGGTCAAACGCCCGATTATCCCCGATCCCAAATTTAAGGATGCGCTGGTAGCCCGCTTCGTCAACGGATTGATGCGGCGGGGCAAGAAAAGTCTGGCCGAATCCATTTTATACAATTCGTTGGACATCATCGGGCGGCGTACCCAAGAAGAGCCTCTGAAGGTCTTCCATAAGGCGCTGGACAATGTCCGGCCGCTCATTCAGGTCAAATCCCGACGGGTAGGAGGCGCGACCTACCAGGTGCCGGTGGAGGTACGGCCTGATCGCCGCACTTCATTAGCCATTCGCTGGCTGATCCAGTATGCCAAAGAGCGATCGGAAAAGAGCATGGAGGCCAAGTTGGCCGGGGAATTGCTGGACGCCTTTAATCATCGAGGTGGGGCCATCAAAAAACGAGAAGATACCCACCGGATGGCTGAAGCTAACAAGGCCTTTGCCCATTATCGCTGGTAA